A region from the Defluviitalea raffinosedens genome encodes:
- a CDS encoding TraR/DksA C4-type zinc finger protein → MTNEQLQEIKNNLIQEKKEAETELKRMEEYGPHGSLLEWTDELSSYDNHPADLGSETFEMEKHMALNVHQQKYLEDINDALKKIENGTYGICETCSKEIEYERLKAIPYAKECISCAKAHQINPDDFNKDRPAEEEVIGPVFNRNFMREEDGDINHGAEIMRQLEAYGSADNMQDMGWDVKDYDEINNLYDTPQDTVDEVDLLSNQDRKNALE, encoded by the coding sequence ATGACCAATGAACAACTGCAAGAAATTAAAAATAATTTAATTCAAGAAAAAAAAGAAGCCGAAACAGAATTAAAGAGGATGGAGGAATACGGACCACATGGCTCACTTCTTGAGTGGACCGATGAATTATCCTCTTATGATAATCATCCCGCAGATCTTGGCAGTGAAACTTTTGAAATGGAAAAACATATGGCATTAAATGTACACCAGCAAAAATATCTTGAGGATATCAACGATGCACTTAAAAAAATAGAAAATGGTACTTATGGAATTTGCGAAACTTGCTCCAAAGAAATAGAATACGAAAGATTAAAAGCAATTCCGTATGCCAAAGAATGTATATCTTGTGCAAAAGCCCATCAAATTAATCCTGACGATTTTAATAAAGACAGGCCCGCAGAAGAAGAAGTTATTGGCCCGGTTTTTAATCGTAATTTTATGCGTGAAGAGGACGGGGATATTAATCATGGAGCAGAAATCATGAGGCAGTTAGAAGCTTATGGCTCAGCAGACAATATGCAGGATATGGGATGGGATGTCAAAGATTATGATGAAATTAATAATTTATATGATACTCCACAAGACACAGTAGATGAAGTCGACTTATTATCCAATCAAGATAGAAAAAATGCGTTGGAGTGA
- the lspA gene encoding signal peptidase II encodes MLIQYFLVVSLLVALDQLTKYVAFNYLQSINSIPIIKDVFHLTFVKNRGAAFGILQNQRWFFIIMTVSVLIGIIYYYKHLPKYKPYGFIRFALILISAGAIGNLIDRIRLGFVIDFFDFCLINFPVFNIADICVVIGTILLAWFILFTPEDDFEKKEVE; translated from the coding sequence ATGCTTATTCAATATTTCTTAGTAGTGTCGTTATTAGTTGCTTTAGACCAATTGACAAAATATGTCGCTTTTAATTATTTACAGAGTATTAACAGTATCCCAATCATAAAAGATGTCTTTCACCTGACTTTTGTTAAAAACAGGGGGGCTGCTTTTGGAATACTTCAAAATCAACGATGGTTTTTTATTATAATGACCGTCTCAGTTTTGATAGGAATTATTTACTATTATAAGCATCTTCCAAAGTATAAGCCTTATGGCTTTATTCGTTTTGCGTTGATTTTAATAAGTGCCGGGGCTATTGGGAATTTGATTGACCGAATTCGACTCGGTTTTGTGATAGATTTTTTTGATTTTTGTTTAATAAATTTTCCTGTATTTAATATAGCCGACATTTGTGTAGTCATTGGAACAATACTCCTTGCCTGGTTTATACTTTTTACACCTGAAGATGACTTTGAAAAAAAGGAAGTTGAATGA
- a CDS encoding RluA family pseudouridine synthase, producing MDFYTYIVENEDVGKRIDIFLSAELEDVSRSFIQKLIENEKVKVNQKTVKSNYKLRLDDIIDIEIPDPEPIEILPEPIPLDILYEDQDIIVVNKPQGMVVHPAPGHYTGTLVNALLYHCKNDLSGINGMLRPGIVHRIDKDTSGVLMVAKNDHAHKHLALQLKEHLITRKYTAIVYHNLVNDEGTINAPIGRHPTDRKKMAVTYKNSRHAVTHYTVLERFGQFTLIEAQLETGRTHQIRVHMKHIGHPLLGDPVYGPKSQPDHISGQMLHARVLGFIHPSKNEYMEFEAPIPKYFMDVIEKLRKNAHL from the coding sequence ATGGACTTTTATACGTACATTGTTGAAAATGAAGATGTGGGGAAACGTATTGATATTTTTTTGTCAGCTGAACTGGAGGATGTTTCAAGGTCTTTTATTCAGAAGCTTATTGAAAATGAAAAAGTAAAAGTCAATCAAAAAACAGTAAAATCAAACTATAAATTAAGATTAGATGACATTATTGATATAGAAATTCCTGACCCAGAACCTATAGAAATACTCCCGGAACCCATTCCTTTAGATATATTATACGAAGATCAGGACATTATTGTAGTCAATAAACCACAGGGTATGGTGGTGCATCCTGCACCAGGACATTATACAGGAACACTGGTCAATGCCTTGCTATATCATTGCAAGAATGATCTGTCAGGAATCAATGGTATGCTGCGACCAGGAATTGTTCACAGGATAGATAAAGATACATCCGGAGTCCTTATGGTGGCAAAAAATGATCATGCCCATAAACACCTTGCCCTTCAATTAAAAGAGCATTTGATTACCAGAAAATATACTGCAATTGTATATCATAATCTTGTAAATGATGAAGGTACAATCAATGCTCCTATTGGAAGACATCCAACAGACAGAAAAAAAATGGCTGTAACATATAAAAATTCAAGACATGCAGTTACCCACTATACTGTATTAGAGCGATTTGGACAATTTACTTTAATTGAAGCGCAATTGGAAACTGGAAGAACCCATCAGATCAGAGTTCATATGAAGCATATAGGACATCCGCTCTTAGGTGACCCTGTCTATGGACCAAAATCACAGCCTGATCATATTAGTGGGCAAATGCTTCATGCGAGAGTTTTAGGATTTATTCATCCTTCTAAAAATGAATACATGGAGTTTGAAGCCCCTATTCCAAAGTATTTTATGGATGTGATTGAAAAACTTCGAAAAAATGCCCATTTGTAA
- the pyrR gene encoding bifunctional pyr operon transcriptional regulator/uracil phosphoribosyltransferase PyrR, with amino-acid sequence MEKSKELLDEKAIQRALTRISHEIIEKNKGVEDILLIGIKTRGIPLAERIARKIYEVENVKVPVGVLDITFYRDDLKHKSVQPIVHNTDVKYHVDDKIVILVDDVIYTGRTARAAIDAVIDMGRPKYIQLAVLIDRGHRELPIRPDFVGKNIPTSKEEIVRVLLEETDNNNLVLIEKN; translated from the coding sequence TTGGAAAAATCAAAAGAGTTGTTAGATGAAAAAGCGATTCAAAGAGCTTTAACTAGAATTTCTCATGAAATCATAGAAAAAAACAAAGGCGTTGAAGATATACTCCTTATAGGTATTAAAACAAGAGGTATTCCATTGGCAGAAAGGATTGCCCGAAAGATTTACGAAGTAGAAAACGTTAAAGTTCCCGTAGGCGTTCTTGATATTACTTTTTATCGGGATGATTTAAAACATAAATCGGTGCAACCCATTGTTCATAATACAGATGTGAAATACCATGTGGATGATAAAATTGTAATTCTGGTTGACGATGTTATTTATACCGGAAGAACTGCAAGAGCTGCCATTGATGCTGTAATAGATATGGGAAGACCCAAATACATACAATTGGCTGTTTTAATTGACAGAGGTCACAGGGAACTTCCAATCAGGCCGGACTTTGTAGGGAAGAACATCCCTACTTCAAAAGAAGAAATTGTAAGAGTATTACTCGAAGAAACAGATAACAATAATTTAGTATTGATAGAGAAAAATTAA
- a CDS encoding aminopeptidase has product MHDLRISTLAKTLVRYSVNIQKGEKVLIQSNGIEPSLVKALIKEVYAVGGLPFVQLNDHSILRELYLGTSEEHMKAMASYEAYRMNEMDAFIGFTSLRNASEFADVPSDKMDIYHKYFVKQVHMEIRVPKTKWVVLRYPSPAMAQLADMSTEAFEDFYFNVCNLDYAKMSKAMDSLVRLMEQTDKVRIVGKDTDLSFSIKGLPAIKCDGKMNIPDGEVYTAPVRESVNGIITYNAPSEYQGFTFDKIQFEFKNGKIINATSNNTERLNKILDTDEGSRYIGEFAIGVNPYITKPMKETLFDEKIAGSIHFTPGNAYDDCFNGNRSAIHWDLVYIQTPEYGGGEIYFDDLLIRKDGRFVIPELENLNPENLK; this is encoded by the coding sequence ATGCATGACTTAAGAATTTCTACGCTGGCAAAAACATTGGTACGATATTCTGTGAATATTCAAAAGGGAGAAAAAGTATTAATTCAAAGTAACGGCATAGAACCTTCTCTTGTAAAGGCATTGATTAAGGAAGTTTATGCTGTAGGTGGCTTGCCTTTTGTTCAGTTAAATGATCATAGCATTCTTAGAGAACTATATCTTGGCACTTCAGAAGAACACATGAAAGCAATGGCTAGTTACGAAGCCTACAGAATGAATGAAATGGATGCATTTATTGGCTTCACCTCTTTAAGAAATGCATCCGAATTTGCTGATGTGCCCTCTGATAAAATGGATATTTATCACAAATATTTTGTAAAGCAGGTGCATATGGAGATACGTGTGCCAAAAACGAAATGGGTTGTTCTGCGTTATCCTTCTCCTGCTATGGCCCAACTGGCAGATATGAGTACTGAAGCTTTTGAAGATTTTTATTTTAATGTATGCAATCTGGATTATGCGAAAATGTCAAAAGCAATGGATTCTCTTGTAAGATTAATGGAGCAAACCGACAAAGTAAGAATTGTAGGAAAAGACACAGATCTTTCATTTTCGATCAAAGGGCTTCCTGCAATTAAATGTGACGGGAAAATGAATATACCTGACGGAGAAGTGTATACTGCCCCTGTAAGAGAATCTGTCAATGGAATCATAACATATAATGCCCCCTCTGAATATCAGGGATTTACTTTTGACAAAATTCAATTTGAATTTAAGAACGGAAAAATTATTAATGCCACTTCGAATAATACGGAAAGGCTTAATAAAATACTGGATACGGACGAAGGTTCAAGATATATTGGAGAATTTGCCATAGGCGTAAACCCTTATATTACTAAACCAATGAAAGAAACTTTATTTGATGAAAAAATCGCAGGTTCTATTCATTTTACTCCAGGAAATGCTTATGACGACTGCTTTAATGGAAATCGTTCTGCAATTCACTGGGATTTAGTATATATTCAAACACCGGAATACGGTGGTGGTGAAATCTATTTTGATGATCTGCTCATCCGAAAAGATGGACGATTTGTTATTCCAGAGCTTGAAAACCTTAATCCGGAAAACCTAAAATAA
- a CDS encoding YIP1 family protein — protein MESNLNLQPVAEEQPLGFLSKLVKIFTSPTEVLENISHYPKILMPLIYSSVIMIITYFIRMPLLEITQKKVSDLYLQKYGIDMSQNLQASDSINYISAFLAPISIIVMWAIGGLFLWLLVKIFGGKSSVKQILSLYAHVMMISVTGSLIAAPIGLLLNTDIIIFSPVVFMPNGDISSFLYNFLMLAEVFSIWSMIIAGLGISILNEFSKVKGIVISMIYLIIGNALTALIAILPYLTLNLYQNM, from the coding sequence ATGGAAAGTAATTTAAATTTACAACCAGTTGCAGAAGAGCAACCTCTTGGCTTTTTATCAAAATTAGTTAAAATTTTTACAAGCCCAACAGAAGTCCTTGAAAATATTTCACATTATCCTAAAATACTTATGCCTCTTATTTATTCTTCAGTAATTATGATTATTACATATTTTATCAGAATGCCATTATTAGAAATTACACAAAAAAAAGTATCCGATTTATATTTGCAAAAATACGGAATAGATATGTCTCAAAATTTGCAAGCCAGTGATTCAATAAATTATATTAGCGCTTTTTTAGCTCCAATAAGCATTATTGTCATGTGGGCTATTGGCGGACTGTTTTTATGGTTACTTGTAAAAATCTTTGGGGGCAAGTCAAGTGTTAAGCAAATTCTTTCTCTTTATGCTCACGTAATGATGATTTCCGTAACAGGATCTCTTATTGCTGCCCCAATTGGATTATTGCTTAACACAGATATAATCATTTTTTCACCGGTAGTTTTTATGCCTAATGGAGATATTTCAAGCTTTTTATATAACTTTTTAATGCTTGCAGAAGTCTTTTCGATTTGGAGTATGATTATTGCAGGCTTAGGAATAAGTATATTGAATGAATTTAGTAAAGTAAAAGGTATAGTAATTTCTATGATTTATCTTATAATAGGAAATGCATTGACTGCGCTAATTGCAATTTTACCTTATTTAACGTTAAATTTATATCAAAATATGTAG
- a CDS encoding efflux RND transporter periplasmic adaptor subunit — translation MELKANIKKNNKKIFVGIGILLILITFVVAAVINLKSESNGNTPPKSGIGVNIEEARIDTLISKVTATGVIEPKNIETIYVDTYMDTSLRIKDILVELGDQVRKDTEIVKYDPITKEELEQQLKEAEISLENAKLRLQSLTDANPDEILDAESSLISREKSLSDAQKELKQTELTITQLKKKIQDKETTVANNQILYDQGAIPKSELDGAKTELSELKDQLQKEQMNLESIKQNIENLKREKSIAERKLSNTYNKSSDPKQENEIKIQQNLIKSEELKIQTLKQKLERQLTSSKSPIDGTVTEILTEEGAWVNQSSPILKIADLNHLIVKVSVTEFDAPSIQVGQKAILTGDAIKGKPIEGKVTKIAPKAITQDTGEKTKEAMVEVEVEVLNNDSNLKPGYTVDVEIITAEHEDTVVIPLLAVDTDKDGTNFVYIMKDDFTVEQREIELGIYSDLYVEAKGVNPGEKIITNLSSQIQEGVKVKPMNISESGEQND, via the coding sequence ATGGAGTTGAAAGCAAACATTAAGAAAAATAATAAAAAAATATTTGTGGGAATTGGAATTTTATTGATATTAATTACTTTTGTTGTGGCGGCAGTGATCAATCTTAAATCAGAATCAAATGGCAATACTCCTCCCAAGTCAGGAATCGGTGTTAATATTGAAGAAGCAAGAATAGATACTTTAATATCAAAAGTAACCGCTACAGGAGTTATTGAACCTAAAAATATTGAAACCATTTATGTTGATACTTATATGGATACTTCTTTAAGAATTAAAGATATTCTTGTCGAACTTGGCGATCAAGTAAGAAAAGATACAGAAATTGTAAAATATGATCCGATTACTAAAGAAGAACTGGAACAACAGTTAAAAGAAGCAGAAATCTCCCTTGAAAATGCTAAATTGAGATTACAGTCTTTAACTGATGCAAACCCAGATGAAATACTTGATGCAGAGTCTTCTTTGATCTCCCGTGAAAAATCACTTAGTGATGCACAAAAAGAGTTAAAGCAAACAGAACTCACAATAACTCAGCTAAAGAAAAAGATCCAAGATAAGGAAACAACTGTTGCTAATAATCAAATTCTTTATGATCAAGGTGCTATTCCTAAGTCAGAGCTAGATGGTGCTAAAACGGAATTAAGTGAATTAAAAGATCAACTTCAAAAAGAGCAAATGAATCTTGAATCCATTAAGCAAAATATTGAAAATTTAAAGAGAGAAAAATCCATTGCAGAAAGAAAATTGTCCAATACATACAATAAATCCTCTGATCCAAAGCAAGAAAATGAAATAAAAATTCAACAAAACCTAATTAAATCAGAAGAATTAAAAATCCAAACATTAAAGCAAAAATTAGAAAGACAATTAACATCATCCAAGAGTCCTATTGATGGTACAGTAACAGAAATACTTACTGAAGAAGGTGCCTGGGTTAATCAGAGTTCTCCTATATTAAAGATTGCTGACTTAAATCATTTAATTGTAAAAGTAAGTGTAACGGAATTTGATGCGCCAAGTATTCAAGTGGGACAAAAAGCTATCCTTACGGGTGATGCAATAAAAGGAAAGCCTATAGAGGGAAAAGTAACAAAAATTGCTCCCAAAGCTATCACCCAAGATACTGGAGAAAAAACAAAAGAAGCTATGGTAGAAGTTGAAGTAGAAGTCTTGAATAATGACAGCAATCTTAAACCCGGATATACAGTGGACGTTGAAATTATCACTGCAGAGCATGAAGACACAGTTGTTATTCCGTTACTAGCAGTTGATACCGATAAAGATGGAACGAATTTTGTTTATATCATGAAAGACGATTTCACTGTTGAGCAAAGAGAGATTGAATTAGGTATTTACTCAGATTTATACGTAGAAGCTAAAGGCGTAAATCCAGGAGAAAAAATTATTACAAATCTAAGCAGTCAAATTCAAGAAGGTGTTAAGGTAAAACCAATGAATATATCTGAGTCAGGTGAACAAAATGATTAG
- a CDS encoding ABC transporter ATP-binding protein gives MIRIENLCKVYKNGKIEVQALKNISFSVVPGEFVAVMGASGSGKSTLMNILGCLDRSTSGSYFLDNVDISSLKDNDLALIRNLKIGFVFQAFNLLPKLTALENVELPMIYAGLKHKERKEKAMLALEKVGLSERMHHRPNELSGGQKQRVAIARALVNSPSILLADEPTGNLDSASSEEIMGIFQSLNAEGVTIVMVTHEPDVAQHTKRIVVFKDGEIISDHPVNDPIIVRRAVL, from the coding sequence ATGATTAGAATTGAAAATCTGTGCAAGGTTTATAAAAATGGAAAAATTGAAGTGCAGGCTTTAAAAAATATATCTTTTTCTGTAGTTCCAGGAGAATTCGTAGCGGTTATGGGGGCTTCGGGTTCAGGAAAATCAACGCTTATGAATATATTAGGATGTCTTGATCGTTCAACGAGTGGAAGCTATTTTTTAGATAATGTTGATATTTCTTCTTTAAAGGATAATGATCTGGCATTGATCAGGAATCTAAAAATTGGTTTTGTTTTTCAGGCTTTTAATCTTTTGCCCAAATTAACAGCGTTGGAAAATGTTGAATTGCCAATGATTTATGCAGGCCTAAAACATAAGGAAAGAAAAGAAAAAGCGATGCTTGCTTTAGAAAAAGTAGGCTTATCTGAAAGAATGCATCATCGTCCTAATGAATTATCAGGGGGACAAAAGCAGAGAGTCGCTATTGCCCGAGCATTGGTAAACTCCCCTTCTATTTTATTGGCAGACGAACCAACAGGTAATTTAGACAGTGCATCCAGTGAAGAAATCATGGGGATTTTTCAAAGCCTGAATGCTGAGGGGGTAACTATTGTTATGGTTACCCATGAGCCCGATGTTGCACAACACACCAAAAGAATCGTTGTATTTAAAGATGGAGAAATTATTTCAGATCATCCTGTTAATGATCCCATTATTGTAAGGAGGGCGGTATTATGA
- a CDS encoding ABC transporter permease, whose protein sequence is MNLYESIKSALRNLLANKMRSFLTMLGIIIGIGSVIMITSIGSGSQSAILDNFNKLGFGLIQVQMRDVSKAKTRDYLTIDDVDLIKTHPDVKYVSPYFYGWGSVKLKNPKEQKRAYLIGVNGEYRFIQLPELLYGRFIVDADCRSKSNVIVIDEVLAEKVFGKKDVVGKTLSVEMWRGTFKFTVIGVMKNSNAFLESMLGDQLSSEVYLPIQTLMDMYMYDIVDYLYVTVNDIDNVDQTAIEINKLLETKHRNKDAYSVKNAAQDLDAINEVLGIFTAFISFVAGISLLVGGVGVMNIMLVTVTERTREIGIRKSLGAKNKDIRQQFLIEAVIITIIGGTIGLLLGYLGGLGVGSWMKITPKVSLLSIIITVSLSTVIGIIAGVYPASKAAKLDPIEALRYE, encoded by the coding sequence ATGAATTTATATGAGAGCATAAAATCTGCTTTAAGAAATCTTCTGGCTAATAAAATGCGCTCCTTCCTTACCATGTTAGGAATCATAATAGGAATAGGCTCTGTAATCATGATTACTTCCATTGGTTCTGGAAGCCAATCTGCAATTTTGGATAATTTTAACAAACTTGGTTTTGGCCTGATACAAGTGCAAATGAGGGATGTAAGCAAAGCTAAAACCAGAGATTATCTTACCATAGATGATGTGGATCTCATTAAAACCCATCCGGATGTAAAATATGTATCCCCTTATTTTTATGGATGGGGATCTGTAAAATTAAAAAATCCTAAGGAACAGAAAAGAGCATATTTGATAGGAGTGAATGGTGAATATAGATTTATCCAATTGCCAGAACTACTCTATGGGCGTTTTATAGTAGATGCGGATTGCAGATCTAAAAGTAACGTAATTGTCATTGATGAAGTATTAGCTGAAAAAGTATTCGGCAAAAAAGATGTTGTAGGAAAAACTTTATCTGTCGAAATGTGGAGAGGTACTTTCAAATTCACAGTAATAGGTGTTATGAAGAATAGCAATGCTTTTCTTGAATCTATGCTGGGTGATCAACTTAGCTCTGAAGTTTACCTTCCTATTCAAACACTTATGGATATGTATATGTACGACATTGTTGATTATCTTTATGTAACTGTAAACGATATTGACAATGTCGATCAGACTGCTATTGAAATTAACAAATTACTAGAAACAAAACATAGAAATAAAGATGCCTATAGTGTAAAGAATGCTGCGCAGGATTTAGATGCTATTAATGAAGTTTTAGGCATATTTACAGCTTTTATTAGTTTTGTTGCAGGCATATCTTTACTGGTTGGCGGCGTTGGAGTAATGAATATTATGTTGGTAACTGTGACCGAAAGAACCAGAGAAATTGGAATAAGAAAATCCCTGGGTGCTAAAAATAAAGATATAAGACAGCAGTTCTTAATTGAAGCTGTGATTATAACCATCATTGGAGGAACTATCGGTCTTTTACTTGGATACTTAGGTGGTTTAGGCGTTGGTTCCTGGATGAAAATTACTCCCAAAGTCTCTTTATTATCCATAATCATTACTGTAAGTCTGTCGACTGTTATAGGTATTATCGCTGGAGTTTATCCTGCCAGCAAGGCTGCAAAATTAGATCCAATAGAGGCATTGAGATATGAGTAA
- a CDS encoding DUF92 domain-containing protein, with translation MQFLVKIMIGLFASTIISYIAYKKQALTLSGAIGAMILGTGIFFGSGLYGSFLIFVFFSTSTIFTFIKRNYKNEIEKQYEKSGGRDFYQVFANGGVGLLYSLLYSFTFNPMYLILIGVSFAASNADTWASELGVFSKSLPVSLRSFKKVPKGTSGAVSLFGILMSFLGSLLIAFSAIIIITIFQLNLNPFSYIEAFLLIILGGILGSMIDSILGATIQAVYYNENLKKETEKAFEEGKSNVLIRGYKLINNDFVNFTSILLATIIILLLCR, from the coding sequence TTGCAGTTTTTAGTAAAGATTATGATCGGTCTATTTGCCAGTACGATCATTTCATACATAGCTTATAAAAAGCAAGCTTTAACGCTAAGTGGAGCCATAGGGGCCATGATTCTCGGTACAGGAATCTTTTTTGGTTCTGGCCTATATGGCTCTTTTCTTATATTTGTTTTTTTTAGCACTTCTACTATTTTCACATTTATAAAAAGAAATTATAAAAATGAAATAGAAAAGCAGTACGAAAAAAGTGGTGGAAGAGATTTCTATCAGGTCTTTGCTAATGGCGGAGTAGGACTGCTGTATTCTCTGTTATATTCTTTTACTTTTAATCCAATGTATTTAATTCTGATCGGAGTGTCATTTGCAGCTTCTAATGCAGATACCTGGGCCAGTGAATTGGGAGTATTCAGCAAATCATTACCTGTATCTTTAAGAAGTTTTAAAAAAGTACCTAAGGGAACCTCAGGAGCAGTCAGCTTATTTGGAATACTTATGTCCTTTCTGGGTTCATTGCTTATAGCTTTTTCTGCAATCATAATCATTACTATATTTCAATTAAACCTTAATCCTTTTTCATACATTGAAGCTTTCCTACTCATTATTTTAGGAGGAATCTTAGGCAGTATGATAGATTCAATCCTAGGTGCTACCATTCAGGCTGTTTATTATAATGAAAATTTAAAAAAAGAAACTGAAAAAGCATTTGAAGAAGGAAAATCAAATGTGCTCATCAGAGGATATAAATTAATTAATAACGATTTTGTTAATTTTACGAGCATTTTGTTAGCTACAATTATAATCTTGCTTTTATGTAGATGA
- the putP gene encoding sodium/proline symporter PutP yields MTGDKLQIFIAMCAYMAFVIGIGLYYAKRANESSENYFLGGRTLGPWVTAMSAEASDMSGWLLMGLPGVAYWCGLSDAIWTAIGLGIGTYVNWLFVAKRLRRYSAVAGDAITVPDFFSNRFKENKKVIMTIAALFILIFFTVYAASCFVTVGKLFSTLFGVKYQYMMVAGALFVVLYTILGGFLAESVSDFMQAIVMVFVLVFVFIVGTSVAGGISAVLKNAKDIPGFFEFFGIAQPTVVDGVQQVSEAGKPLFGEAGHYGFLTILSTLSWGLGYFGMPQVLLRFMAIRKSEEITMSRRIATVWCFVSLFAAVSIGMIGRALYPSELLTQSSAESIFILMATKLLPALFAGIAMAGILAATISSSDSYLLIAASAFAKNIYQGVIKKNANDQEVMVVSRVVLILISILGMIIALDETSVIFTVVSFAWAGFGATFGPIMLFSLFWKRTTRSGAIAGMISGGVMVFVWKLMLKPLGGIFGIYELLPAFIISCIVIVIVSLISEEPSQEIQKEFELAKTYEC; encoded by the coding sequence ATGACTGGTGACAAACTACAGATCTTTATTGCCATGTGTGCCTATATGGCATTTGTCATTGGCATAGGATTATATTATGCAAAACGTGCCAATGAAAGCAGTGAGAACTATTTTCTTGGAGGCAGAACCCTTGGACCATGGGTTACTGCAATGAGTGCTGAAGCCTCTGATATGAGTGGATGGTTGCTCATGGGGCTGCCTGGAGTTGCTTATTGGTGTGGATTAAGTGATGCTATATGGACGGCGATAGGTTTGGGCATAGGTACATATGTTAACTGGCTTTTTGTAGCGAAGAGACTTCGCAGATATTCAGCTGTGGCTGGGGACGCAATTACTGTTCCGGATTTTTTCAGCAACAGATTTAAAGAAAATAAAAAAGTGATCATGACTATTGCAGCATTGTTTATCTTAATATTTTTTACAGTTTATGCGGCCAGTTGCTTTGTTACAGTTGGAAAACTATTTAGTACGTTATTTGGCGTAAAATATCAATACATGATGGTTGCAGGAGCCTTGTTCGTAGTTTTATATACAATATTAGGTGGTTTCTTGGCTGAAAGTGTATCTGACTTTATGCAGGCAATCGTTATGGTTTTTGTATTGGTTTTTGTCTTTATAGTTGGTACTTCTGTTGCTGGCGGCATTTCAGCAGTTTTAAAGAATGCTAAAGATATACCTGGCTTTTTCGAATTTTTTGGAATTGCGCAACCTACAGTAGTTGACGGCGTTCAACAGGTTAGCGAAGCTGGCAAACCATTATTTGGCGAAGCTGGACATTATGGATTCTTAACCATCCTTTCAACATTATCCTGGGGGTTAGGTTATTTTGGTATGCCTCAGGTATTGTTAAGATTTATGGCAATCAGAAAATCCGAAGAAATTACTATGTCCAGAAGAATTGCAACTGTTTGGTGTTTTGTTTCTCTTTTTGCAGCAGTATCTATTGGTATGATCGGCAGAGCATTGTATCCAAGCGAACTTCTTACTCAGAGCTCTGCTGAAAGCATCTTTATTTTAATGGCTACTAAATTGTTGCCTGCATTATTTGCAGGAATTGCTATGGCAGGAATTCTTGCTGCAACCATCAGTTCATCAGATTCTTATCTTCTTATTGCAGCCTCCGCTTTTGCCAAAAACATCTATCAAGGTGTTATCAAAAAGAATGCAAATGACCAAGAAGTTATGGTTGTATCCAGAGTGGTATTAATATTAATTTCTATTCTTGGTATGATCATTGCGCTTGATGAAACAAGTGTTATATTCACTGTTGTTTCATTTGCCTGGGCTGGTTTTGGAGCAACTTTTGGACCTATTATGCTTTTCTCATTATTCTGGAAAAGAACTACCCGATCTGGTGCCATCGCTGGTATGATATCTGGGGGTGTAATGGTATTTGTGTGGAAATTAATGCTTAAACCTTTAGGAGGCATCTTTGGAATATATGAGTTGCTTCCGGCATTTATTATTTCATGCATTGTTATCGTAATAGTTTCATTAATATCGGAAGAACCTTCTCAAGAGATTCAAAAAGAATTTGAATTGGCAAAAACATATGAATGCTAA